One Mycobacterium sp. SMC-4 DNA window includes the following coding sequences:
- a CDS encoding type I polyketide synthase produces MAGRFPGAESVSAFWRNLRLGVESIVDLSEDELLNSGVTEQTLANRSYVRRAALMTGIEEFDAEFFGFTPATARTLDPQHRLFLQSAWHALEDAGYDPGVIDSTVGVFGTSSTSGYLLHNLMSQYDPAMVIGQGASFDMVNLSLQNDKDHLATRVAHQLNLRGPAISVATACSSSLVAVHLACQSILNGECDIALAGGSSIRIPHKVGYWYEQGTMVSPTGHCRPFDVRSDGTIFGSGVGVVVLKPLADALDEGDRIHAVIRGSALNNDGATKMTYAAPNALGQAEVIAEAHAVAEVDASTVGYVETHGTGTPLGDPIEIEGLRQAFELAAEKRSGPCYIGSVKSNIGHLETAAGIAGLIKAVMCLKHRAIPPTLHYTSPNPELHLDRSPFLVRAEDGPWDWDGVRRAGVSSFGVGGTNAHIVLEEAPATAPAPARSGPQVLVLSARTAEGLAQARSALADELSAQDDVDLADAAYTLTRRRTETHRLAAVVDDQQHAVAVLVNDEHDNVFVGSGPEPQTEAADDRIVFLFPGQGAQHIGMARGLYDTEPVFAEHFDACATAFGQELGYDLRAEVFDGAGRDLERTDRAQPALFTVEYALAKLIESYGVRPSALAGHSIGEYAAAAFAGVFDLPTAVKAVAMRARLMHASARGVMVAVALSPEAVAEYLADDVDLAAVNDPGNCVVAGSEEAIRSFQARLAEKGIVARRVRTAHAFHSRLMDPVIPEFSAFMSRLTLNPPQITLLSNVTGAPMSAAEATDPTTWARQIRATVRFADELDLLLTDPNRVIVEVGPGGALTSSAGRHPKWSANHRAVRLMRHQAQNRSDRDTFLLALGQLWAAGVDVDWTPLSGPHPQLISLPGYPFERQRHWIEHNANAAWLSGRAATNGAAAGSGGSGATATSSKSQMEAALQGIWSQCLGVASVDTTANFFELGGDSLIAISVAMTASKQGLDLTPQDLYENQTIASLARVLIARYAEGGLARHSLTEDANPPVPPNVAHFLEHGLRDGGRWRMPVVLALRSDVGVDTVRAVLSAVANHHDVLRAHIVEHAGTWEQRIAEPGEFADMAIHSLPDGVAAGSPQEREAVLAVLTEQIAEHQLLTAPLTAGYVHGVPGGSNYLTISVHGIAGDETSRDILVTDIFTAIHQVLAGEEISLTPVNTSWREWSQRCATLATHPAVLESRDFWVQTATAATVTVVSTEAAEPPRAEDMLRLSAGLTVAETGEVDDARRRLRLPVEEILLAALSRTVAATVGEGAVAVDLGGRGRLVLKPDVDLQRTVGWFTTVHPVLLRSASEHNAGAGQLLEDVRATLTAVPHYGIGYGLLRYNYAPTARVLGNTRPADILVSHMGTIPEVPGEQPDDAPVRFDSDTAMPVRDSVSGLGHPIELRVYRSGGVLHLDWWYDSRRLGPTDVESLAGQFSTALLDLTREALAENEMESGGDELALVDLS; encoded by the coding sequence ATGGCGGGGCGGTTTCCCGGCGCCGAGTCGGTGTCGGCGTTCTGGCGCAACCTGCGCCTCGGGGTGGAATCGATCGTCGACCTGTCCGAGGACGAGCTGCTCAACAGCGGTGTCACCGAGCAGACGTTGGCCAACCGCTCGTATGTGCGCCGCGCTGCCCTGATGACCGGGATCGAAGAGTTCGACGCCGAGTTCTTCGGATTCACCCCGGCCACCGCCCGCACGCTGGACCCGCAGCATCGGCTTTTCCTGCAGTCCGCGTGGCATGCTTTGGAAGACGCCGGGTATGACCCGGGCGTGATCGACAGCACGGTCGGCGTCTTCGGCACCAGCTCCACGAGTGGCTACCTGCTGCACAACCTGATGTCGCAGTACGACCCCGCCATGGTGATCGGCCAGGGTGCGAGCTTCGACATGGTCAACCTGTCACTGCAGAACGACAAGGATCACCTGGCCACCCGGGTGGCTCATCAGCTCAACCTGCGCGGCCCGGCCATCTCGGTGGCCACCGCATGCTCGTCGTCGCTGGTCGCGGTGCATCTGGCCTGCCAGAGCATCCTCAACGGGGAATGCGACATCGCACTGGCCGGCGGTTCGTCGATCCGCATCCCGCACAAGGTCGGCTACTGGTACGAGCAGGGCACGATGGTCTCGCCGACCGGCCACTGCCGGCCGTTCGACGTCCGTTCCGACGGCACGATCTTCGGCAGCGGGGTCGGTGTGGTGGTGCTCAAGCCGCTGGCCGACGCCCTCGACGAAGGCGACCGCATCCACGCGGTGATCCGCGGGTCGGCGCTGAACAATGACGGCGCGACGAAGATGACCTACGCCGCCCCCAATGCGCTCGGGCAAGCCGAGGTGATCGCCGAGGCCCATGCGGTGGCCGAGGTCGATGCGTCGACGGTGGGATACGTCGAGACGCACGGCACCGGCACCCCGCTGGGCGACCCGATCGAGATCGAAGGGCTGCGCCAGGCCTTCGAGTTGGCCGCCGAGAAGCGTTCCGGCCCTTGCTACATCGGATCGGTGAAGTCGAACATCGGTCACCTCGAGACGGCGGCGGGCATCGCCGGCCTGATCAAGGCCGTCATGTGCCTGAAGCATCGGGCGATCCCGCCGACGCTGCACTACACCAGCCCGAACCCGGAACTGCACCTGGATCGCAGCCCGTTCCTAGTGCGCGCCGAGGATGGTCCCTGGGACTGGGACGGTGTCCGCCGCGCCGGTGTCAGCTCGTTCGGCGTCGGCGGCACCAACGCCCACATCGTGCTGGAGGAAGCGCCGGCGACGGCGCCGGCGCCGGCGCGCAGTGGGCCGCAGGTGCTGGTGCTGTCGGCACGCACCGCCGAGGGGCTGGCCCAGGCCCGCAGCGCGCTGGCCGACGAACTGTCCGCACAGGACGACGTCGACCTTGCCGACGCCGCCTACACGCTGACCCGCCGCCGCACCGAGACCCACCGGCTGGCCGCGGTGGTCGACGACCAACAGCACGCGGTCGCAGTCCTGGTTAACGACGAACACGACAATGTCTTCGTCGGTTCGGGCCCGGAGCCCCAGACCGAGGCCGCCGACGACCGCATCGTGTTCCTGTTCCCCGGTCAGGGCGCCCAGCACATCGGCATGGCACGCGGCCTCTACGACACCGAGCCCGTCTTCGCCGAACACTTCGACGCGTGCGCCACCGCGTTCGGTCAGGAACTGGGCTACGACCTGCGCGCCGAGGTGTTCGACGGCGCTGGGCGCGATTTGGAGCGCACCGATCGCGCCCAGCCGGCGCTGTTCACCGTCGAGTACGCACTGGCCAAGCTCATCGAGTCCTACGGGGTGCGCCCCTCGGCGCTGGCCGGTCACAGCATCGGCGAGTACGCCGCCGCGGCATTTGCCGGTGTGTTCGACCTGCCCACCGCGGTCAAGGCCGTCGCGATGCGGGCGCGGCTGATGCACGCCTCGGCGCGGGGCGTGATGGTCGCGGTCGCGTTGAGCCCGGAGGCGGTTGCCGAATATCTGGCCGACGACGTGGATCTGGCGGCGGTCAACGACCCGGGCAACTGCGTGGTGGCCGGATCGGAAGAGGCCATCCGCAGCTTCCAGGCGCGGCTGGCCGAGAAAGGCATCGTCGCCCGCCGGGTTCGTACCGCGCACGCGTTTCACTCGCGGTTGATGGATCCGGTGATCCCGGAATTCTCGGCGTTCATGTCGCGGCTGACATTGAATCCCCCGCAGATCACGTTGCTGTCCAACGTCACCGGCGCGCCCATGTCGGCGGCCGAGGCCACCGACCCGACCACCTGGGCACGTCAGATCCGTGCCACGGTCCGCTTCGCCGACGAGCTCGACCTGCTGTTGACCGACCCGAACCGGGTCATCGTCGAGGTGGGTCCGGGCGGGGCGCTGACCTCGTCGGCGGGGCGCCACCCGAAGTGGTCGGCCAACCATCGCGCGGTGAGGTTGATGCGGCACCAGGCGCAGAATCGCAGTGACCGCGACACGTTCCTGCTGGCGCTGGGTCAGTTGTGGGCCGCCGGTGTCGACGTGGACTGGACCCCGCTGTCCGGGCCGCATCCGCAGCTGATCTCGCTGCCCGGCTATCCCTTCGAGCGGCAACGGCATTGGATCGAGCACAACGCGAATGCGGCGTGGCTGTCCGGCCGTGCCGCGACCAACGGTGCCGCAGCCGGCTCTGGTGGCAGTGGCGCCACGGCCACCAGCAGCAAGTCGCAGATGGAGGCGGCACTGCAGGGCATCTGGTCGCAGTGTCTCGGTGTGGCGTCGGTCGACACCACCGCCAACTTCTTCGAGCTCGGCGGCGACTCGCTGATCGCGATCAGCGTGGCAATGACGGCATCCAAGCAGGGACTGGACCTGACGCCGCAGGACCTCTACGAGAACCAGACGATCGCATCGCTGGCGCGAGTGCTCATCGCGCGGTACGCCGAGGGCGGACTGGCCCGCCATTCGTTGACCGAGGACGCCAACCCGCCGGTGCCACCCAACGTCGCGCACTTCCTCGAACACGGTCTGCGCGACGGCGGCCGCTGGCGCATGCCGGTCGTGCTGGCACTGCGCTCCGATGTCGGGGTGGACACCGTGCGCGCGGTTCTGTCGGCGGTGGCCAACCATCACGACGTACTACGGGCCCACATCGTCGAACACGCCGGCACCTGGGAGCAGCGGATCGCCGAGCCGGGGGAGTTCGCCGACATGGCGATTCATTCACTGCCCGACGGGGTGGCCGCGGGAAGTCCGCAGGAGCGCGAGGCAGTGCTGGCGGTGTTGACCGAGCAGATCGCCGAGCACCAACTGCTGACCGCCCCACTCACCGCAGGGTATGTGCACGGCGTGCCGGGCGGGTCGAACTACCTGACCATCAGCGTGCACGGAATCGCCGGCGACGAGACCTCGCGCGACATCCTGGTCACCGACATCTTCACCGCGATCCACCAGGTGCTCGCCGGCGAAGAGATCTCGCTGACCCCGGTCAACACGTCGTGGCGGGAATGGTCCCAGCGGTGCGCGACGCTGGCGACCCATCCGGCGGTGCTGGAAAGCCGCGACTTCTGGGTACAGACGGCCACCGCGGCCACCGTCACCGTGGTGAGCACCGAGGCCGCCGAACCACCGCGGGCCGAGGACATGTTGCGGTTGTCGGCGGGATTGACCGTCGCCGAGACCGGCGAGGTCGACGACGCCCGCCGGCGCCTGCGTCTCCCGGTGGAAGAGATCCTGCTCGCCGCGCTGAGCCGCACCGTGGCCGCGACCGTCGGCGAGGGCGCCGTGGCCGTGGACCTGGGCGGCCGGGGGCGGCTGGTGCTCAAGCCCGATGTCGATCTGCAGCGCACGGTCGGCTGGTTCACCACCGTGCACCCGGTGCTGCTGCGCAGCGCCTCGGAGCACAACGCCGGTGCCGGCCAACTACTCGAGGACGTCCGAGCCACCTTGACGGCGGTGCCGCACTACGGCATCGGCTACGGCCTGCTGCGCTACAACTACGCCCCGACCGCACGGGTGCTCGGCAACACCCGCCCGGCCGACATCCTGGTCTCGCACATGGGCACCATCCCCGAAGTGCCCGGCGAGCAACCCGACGACGCGCCGGTGCGTTTCGACAGCGACACCGCGATGCCGGTGCGCGACTCGGTGTCCGGGCTGGGTCACCCGATCGAGCTGCGGGTCTACCGCTCCGGCGGGGTGCTGCATCTGGACTGGTGGTATGACAGCCGGCGCCTGGGTCCCACCGACGTCGAATCGCTGGCCGGGCAGTTCTCGACCGCGCTGTTGGACCTGACCCGGGAAGCGCTGGCAGAAAACGAGATGGAGTCCGGAGGCGACGAACTCGCATTGGTGGACCTGTCATGA
- a CDS encoding ABC transporter permease: protein MPEAWENSPRRLLLHTFVLTARILRRWSRDVSTMSQSLAMPVVLLITIHIVFEDGVSAVTGESALYGSVPLIAMIGAMTGAIIGAIGVMRERDDGLLSRLWVMPVHRASGLLSRLAADAIRIFVTTLVIMGAGMVMGFRFEKGLLSAVAWVFIPVIFGMAFSVVVILLALYSANTIAVEATDLLAATTMFFCTGLVPLSQYPDWIQPIVEHQPVSYVVETMRGLSIGGPVLQPFLGTVAWSVGIIAVCAVPLTVGYRRASMR, encoded by the coding sequence ATGCCTGAGGCGTGGGAGAACTCGCCGCGGCGGTTGTTGCTGCACACCTTCGTACTGACCGCACGCATCCTGCGGCGGTGGAGCCGCGACGTGTCGACGATGTCGCAGTCGCTGGCCATGCCGGTGGTGCTGCTGATCACCATCCACATCGTCTTCGAGGACGGCGTCTCGGCGGTCACCGGTGAGAGCGCGCTATATGGCAGCGTGCCGCTGATCGCGATGATCGGCGCGATGACCGGCGCGATCATCGGCGCCATCGGCGTGATGCGGGAACGCGACGACGGGTTGCTGTCCCGGCTGTGGGTGATGCCGGTGCACCGCGCGTCCGGTCTGCTGTCGCGGCTGGCCGCCGACGCGATCCGCATCTTCGTCACCACCCTGGTGATCATGGGCGCCGGCATGGTGATGGGCTTCCGCTTCGAGAAGGGTCTGCTCAGCGCGGTGGCTTGGGTGTTCATCCCGGTCATCTTCGGCATGGCGTTCTCGGTGGTGGTGATCCTGCTGGCGCTGTACTCGGCCAACACCATCGCCGTGGAGGCCACCGACCTGTTGGCGGCCACCACGATGTTTTTCTGCACCGGTCTGGTGCCGCTGAGTCAGTACCCGGACTGGATCCAGCCGATCGTCGAGCATCAGCCGGTCAGCTACGTCGTCGAGACGATGCGGGGACTGTCCATCGGCGGACCGGTGCTGCAACCGTTCCTGGGCACCGTGGCTTGGTCGGTGGGGATCATCGCGGTGTGCGCGGTACCGTTGACGGTCGGATATCGCCGCGCCAGCATGCGGTAG
- a CDS encoding ABC transporter permease: MTSNAVAGLGARPQTSALQQWWVLTLRMITPSLRNGEVATLVASSVMFTIGFYIPLKEMTGGVTGMSSYAQFLTPMVVIVAITFAAVSAAFRSASDAGLGINRRFKAMPIPALTPLTSRMSASMYRCTVAMVVSLACGHVIGFRFHNGIAYIAAFCGLALLVGVALSLLGDFIGTATENPEATTHLILLPQLIFGFLSVGVQPVERFPEWIQPFVRNQPVSQFVYALRALAGDTTPTAPQVSWSVIGPALIWAVAIIAVLIPLHRLIAARRQ; encoded by the coding sequence GTGACGTCGAACGCGGTGGCCGGTCTGGGCGCACGCCCACAGACCTCGGCACTGCAGCAGTGGTGGGTGCTGACGCTGCGCATGATCACCCCGTCGCTGCGCAACGGCGAGGTGGCCACCCTGGTGGCCAGCTCGGTGATGTTCACCATCGGCTTCTACATCCCGCTCAAGGAGATGACCGGCGGGGTGACCGGGATGAGCAGCTACGCGCAGTTCCTCACGCCGATGGTGGTGATCGTCGCGATCACGTTCGCCGCGGTGTCGGCGGCGTTCCGCTCGGCCAGCGATGCGGGCCTGGGTATCAACCGGCGGTTCAAGGCGATGCCCATTCCGGCGCTGACCCCGTTGACGTCGCGGATGTCGGCGAGCATGTACCGCTGCACGGTGGCCATGGTGGTCTCGCTGGCCTGCGGCCATGTCATCGGCTTCCGCTTCCACAACGGCATCGCCTATATCGCGGCCTTCTGCGGGCTGGCTCTGCTGGTCGGTGTGGCCCTCTCGCTGCTCGGTGACTTCATCGGCACCGCTACCGAGAACCCCGAGGCCACCACGCATCTGATCCTGTTGCCACAGCTGATCTTCGGATTTCTGTCGGTGGGGGTGCAGCCGGTCGAACGGTTCCCCGAGTGGATTCAGCCGTTCGTGCGCAACCAACCGGTGTCGCAGTTCGTGTATGCGCTGCGCGCTCTGGCCGGAGATACCACCCCGACGGCGCCGCAGGTGAGCTGGTCGGTGATCGGGCCCGCGCTGATCTGGGCGGTCGCGATCATCGCGGTGCTGATACCGCTGCACAGACTGATCGCTGCGAGGCGCCAATGA
- a CDS encoding ATP-binding cassette domain-containing protein has product MTGSDKAVVVSDLKKSFGSVDALRDITFEVGKGEVLGLLGPNGAGKTTTVSILSTLTKPDGGEAMVAGHDVRKNPAGVRESIMLTGQHVALDDMLTARENLVMFGRLRGLKKAEARTRAVELLEHFDLVAAGDRSVSTFSGGMRRRIDIACGLVVRPEVVFLDEPTTGLDPRSRQSIWELVNDFKEAGIATLLTTQYLEEADTLSDRIIVIDGGTIIAEGTADELKERTGGTFCEIVPRRLSDTTAMAAALGTLLPDRNRAALAEGADRISIPAPDGPNTLMEALHRLDEANIELLDIALRRPSLDEVFLALTGQQPTPAEATDGDDARKDADSADSVVAEAVP; this is encoded by the coding sequence GTGACCGGCTCGGACAAGGCAGTCGTCGTCTCGGACCTGAAGAAGTCGTTCGGGTCGGTCGACGCATTGCGCGACATCACCTTCGAGGTCGGTAAGGGTGAGGTGCTGGGTCTGCTCGGCCCCAACGGTGCCGGCAAGACCACGACGGTCAGCATCCTGTCGACGCTGACCAAGCCCGATGGCGGAGAAGCCATGGTCGCCGGTCACGACGTGCGGAAAAACCCTGCCGGAGTGCGAGAGTCGATCATGCTGACCGGTCAGCACGTCGCACTGGACGACATGCTGACCGCCCGCGAGAACCTGGTGATGTTCGGCCGGCTGCGTGGATTGAAGAAGGCCGAAGCACGCACCCGCGCCGTTGAGCTGCTTGAGCACTTCGACCTGGTGGCCGCCGGCGACCGCAGCGTGAGCACATTCTCCGGCGGTATGCGGCGGCGGATCGACATCGCCTGCGGGTTGGTGGTGCGTCCGGAGGTGGTGTTCCTCGACGAACCGACCACCGGACTGGATCCCCGCAGCCGGCAGAGCATCTGGGAGCTGGTCAACGACTTCAAAGAAGCCGGCATCGCGACACTGCTGACCACCCAGTACCTCGAAGAGGCCGACACCCTCAGTGATCGGATCATCGTGATCGACGGCGGCACGATCATCGCCGAGGGCACCGCCGACGAGCTCAAGGAGCGCACCGGCGGAACGTTCTGCGAAATCGTGCCGCGCCGGTTGTCCGACACCACGGCCATGGCCGCGGCGCTGGGCACTCTGCTGCCCGACCGCAACCGGGCGGCCTTGGCCGAGGGCGCCGACCGCATCTCGATCCCCGCGCCCGACGGCCCGAACACGCTGATGGAGGCGTTGCACCGACTCGACGAGGCGAACATCGAACTGCTCGACATCGCGTTGCGCCGGCCCTCACTGGACGAGGTGTTCCTGGCTTTGACCGGGCAACAGCCGACCCCGGCCGAGGCGACCGACGGCGACGACGCCCGCAAGGACGCCGATTCCGCCGATTCCGTTGTCGCCGAGGCGGTGCCGTGA